One Oscillospiraceae bacterium DNA window includes the following coding sequences:
- the dut gene encoding dUTP diphosphatase: protein MTLYMKKLRENAVLPVRATGGSAGLDLCACLDAPLTIAPGQLCRVPTGIAVALPENTVGLLCGRSGLGVKHGITPSNSVGVIDSDYRGEILVGLCNVGETPYTLTPGERFAQLLVLPVFSPALQETEDLPQTARGAGGFGSTGK from the coding sequence ATGACCTTATATATGAAGAAACTGCGCGAAAACGCTGTGCTGCCCGTACGCGCAACCGGCGGTTCCGCCGGGCTTGATCTGTGCGCCTGCCTTGATGCCCCGCTGACCATTGCGCCCGGGCAGCTTTGCCGCGTGCCCACTGGCATTGCGGTGGCTCTGCCGGAAAACACCGTTGGTCTTTTGTGCGGGCGCAGCGGCCTTGGCGTAAAGCACGGCATCACCCCGAGCAACAGCGTCGGCGTCATCGACAGCGACTACCGGGGCGAAATTCTGGTAGGCCTGTGCAATGTAGGCGAAACACCCTATACACTGACACCCGGCGAGCGCTTTGCGCAGCTTTTGGTTCTGCCGGTTTTTTCCCCGGCACTGCAGGAAACAGAAGATTTGCCGCAGACTGCGCGCGGCGCAGGCGGTTTTGGTTCTACAGGAAAGTAG
- a CDS encoding U32 family peptidase, which produces MKRKNNTEVLAPAGSPESLTAAVRAGADAVYLGASSFSARAGAHNFSREELSAAVRFCHERGVRVHLAVNILLRNDELPAALDLIRWACTLPVDAVLVQDPGLLSLLRRCCPKLPLHASTQMSIHTPAGVRACLEAGFSRVVLSRELSLPEIREIRRACPQAELESFVHGALCMSVSGQCWFSAILGRRSGNRGQCAQPCRLPFAAPGGTGHDLSLKDLSMIPRLQELSDAGIDSFKIEGRMKRPEYVAAATRACRLAADGEPLPPQLLQDLHSVFSRSGFTTGYPDGRLGREMFGTRSREDTAQTSEACSRLRGLYRRELSRIPVAFLLTVQAGKPVLLQVRDIAGNTAVQSADPPQPARSQPLTEPYCIEHLQKTGGTPFYAKTVTCQIDEGLSLPAAVLNHLRRDALAQLLAKRGARRPVPFTPVPFAAVPHKAAPLRLRARFPDGNVPKEAALCESILVPYDLPLSELQTLNQRGLSVVLELPRGMFGTEEPIRTVLRRAAGAGFYEVWAGTLNSAALAKELGLTLHGGFSLNVTNSAALRWYTEFGLSDTELSFELTLHQAAEIGGELPRGLLIYGRLPLMLTRNCPIANGGGCRHCKTAAALTDRKGIKFPVQCFGGCSEVLNSVPLSLLGRLGELSGREDFGMLRFTTETPEERAHILQLAAADRPLAGSVTHGLYDRGVI; this is translated from the coding sequence ATGAAACGAAAGAATAATACTGAAGTTCTGGCGCCTGCCGGCAGCCCGGAGAGCCTGACCGCCGCTGTGCGGGCCGGCGCAGACGCTGTCTATTTGGGTGCCAGCTCTTTTTCTGCAAGGGCCGGCGCCCACAATTTTTCCCGGGAAGAGCTGTCGGCAGCCGTCCGTTTTTGCCACGAACGCGGGGTGCGGGTGCATCTCGCGGTAAATATTCTGCTGCGAAACGATGAATTGCCTGCTGCGCTCGATTTGATTCGCTGGGCCTGCACGCTGCCAGTTGATGCGGTGCTGGTGCAGGACCCCGGTCTTTTGTCCCTGCTGCGGCGCTGCTGCCCAAAGCTGCCGCTGCACGCCAGCACACAGATGAGCATTCACACGCCCGCCGGCGTGCGTGCGTGCCTTGAAGCGGGCTTTTCGCGTGTGGTCCTTTCGCGCGAACTCAGTCTGCCGGAAATCCGGGAAATTCGCCGAGCCTGCCCGCAGGCGGAACTGGAATCTTTCGTGCACGGTGCTTTGTGCATGAGTGTTTCCGGGCAGTGCTGGTTCAGTGCTATCTTAGGCCGGCGCAGCGGCAACCGCGGCCAATGTGCACAGCCCTGCCGGCTGCCGTTTGCTGCGCCGGGCGGCACCGGGCATGACCTTTCCTTAAAAGATTTGTCTATGATTCCGCGCCTGCAGGAACTTTCTGACGCGGGCATTGATTCCTTTAAAATTGAGGGCCGCATGAAACGCCCCGAGTACGTTGCCGCAGCGACCCGCGCCTGCCGGCTTGCCGCCGACGGTGAGCCGCTGCCCCCGCAGCTGCTGCAGGACCTGCACAGCGTCTTTTCGCGCTCCGGTTTTACCACCGGATACCCGGACGGCCGCCTTGGGCGGGAAATGTTCGGTACGCGCAGCAGAGAAGATACTGCCCAAACGTCTGAGGCCTGCTCCCGTCTGCGCGGGCTATACCGACGGGAGCTTTCCCGCATACCAGTCGCGTTTTTGCTGACCGTGCAGGCCGGAAAGCCTGTGCTGCTGCAGGTGCGCGACATAGCGGGCAATACCGCTGTGCAGAGCGCCGACCCTCCGCAGCCCGCGCGCAGTCAGCCGCTGACAGAACCATACTGTATAGAACACCTGCAGAAAACCGGCGGCACACCATTTTACGCAAAGACAGTCACCTGCCAAATTGACGAGGGACTGTCGCTGCCGGCCGCAGTTTTAAACCATCTGCGCCGGGATGCACTGGCACAGCTGCTGGCAAAGCGGGGAGCCCGCCGGCCAGTTCCGTTTACGCCGGTTCCCTTTGCTGCCGTGCCGCACAAGGCAGCTCCTTTGCGGCTGCGCGCGCGTTTTCCAGACGGGAATGTGCCAAAAGAAGCGGCCCTGTGCGAAAGCATTCTGGTACCGTACGATTTGCCCCTTTCCGAACTGCAGACACTCAACCAGCGCGGCCTTTCCGTTGTGCTGGAGCTGCCGCGCGGCATGTTTGGCACCGAAGAGCCGATCCGTACGGTGCTGCGGCGCGCGGCAGGTGCCGGCTTCTATGAAGTGTGGGCCGGCACCCTGAACAGCGCCGCCCTTGCTAAAGAACTGGGGCTTACGCTGCACGGCGGTTTTTCGCTGAATGTGACAAATTCCGCTGCACTTCGCTGGTATACTGAATTCGGTCTTTCCGACACAGAATTAAGCTTTGAGTTAACCCTGCACCAGGCGGCGGAAATTGGCGGGGAGCTGCCGCGCGGTCTGTTGATTTACGGCCGCCTTCCCCTGATGCTGACGCGCAACTGCCCGATTGCAAACGGCGGCGGCTGCCGGCACTGCAAAACAGCCGCTGCTTTAACTGACCGCAAAGGAATTAAGTTCCCGGTACAGTGCTTCGGCGGCTGCAGTGAAGTGCTCAACAGTGTGCCGTTGTCGCTTTTGGGGCGGCTGGGGGAGCTTTCTGGACGGGAAGATTTCGGTATGCTGCGCTTTACAACCGAAACACCTGAGGAGCGCGCGCATATTTTGCAGCTGGCTGCCGCAGACCGGCCGCTTGCCGGCAGTGTAACGCACGGACTCTATGATAGAGGAGTAATTTAA
- the mreD gene encoding rod shape-determining protein MreD, producing the protein MKHAKHLRYLAFFLEILLFFLLQQTPDLLPVIHYARPLLLVPAAVTIALFEPQTASTVFGLFCGLLIDAGTNSGVLGLHAIILTVVCFIVSYLATELLQANVMTAFLVCSIAMAITVLLQWLLFYVSLGYADPAYALLQHYLPQFLYTIALSFPIYALNRVIALRIL; encoded by the coding sequence ATGAAGCACGCAAAGCACCTGCGGTATCTGGCATTTTTCCTAGAGATTCTGCTGTTTTTCCTATTGCAACAGACACCGGATCTTCTGCCGGTTATCCACTATGCGCGGCCGCTGCTGCTGGTGCCGGCCGCGGTGACCATTGCCCTGTTTGAGCCGCAGACAGCCTCTACCGTATTTGGCCTGTTCTGCGGCCTGCTCATCGACGCGGGCACAAACAGCGGGGTTCTTGGCCTGCACGCAATTATCTTAACTGTTGTCTGTTTTATTGTCAGTTATCTTGCAACCGAGCTGCTGCAGGCAAATGTTATGACTGCCTTTCTTGTGTGCAGCATTGCCATGGCGATTACCGTTTTGCTGCAGTGGCTTCTGTTTTACGTTTCTCTGGGGTATGCAGACCCCGCCTACGCGCTGCTACAGCACTATTTGCCGCAGTTCCTTTATACTATCGCGCTTTCTTTCCCGATTTATGCGCTAAACCGTGTCATAGCCCTGCGCATATTGTAA
- a CDS encoding cell division protein ZapA, giving the protein MSKNSIRLTVCGTECIVGTDNNEAYVRSLASEVQACMLSLSRQSCHASGAVTAIVAALSFCDDSHKIKEQADTLQKQLQVCLKDSEEAHREAQQARQETERLHRENAALRSRLSQESVPLPEKAADAGPLQRSSTGSFTRPLPASEKDSESFLQYFEDEHETKE; this is encoded by the coding sequence ATGAGCAAAAACAGCATCCGGCTGACCGTGTGCGGTACCGAGTGTATTGTCGGCACAGATAACAACGAGGCGTACGTGCGCTCGCTTGCCAGTGAAGTGCAGGCCTGCATGCTCTCGCTTTCCCGCCAAAGCTGTCATGCCTCCGGGGCCGTAACCGCAATCGTGGCGGCTCTCTCTTTCTGCGATGATTCTCATAAAATCAAAGAACAGGCAGACACGCTGCAAAAGCAGCTGCAGGTCTGCTTAAAAGACAGTGAAGAAGCACACCGCGAAGCCCAGCAGGCCCGGCAGGAAACAGAGCGCCTGCACCGGGAAAACGCCGCCCTGCGCAGCCGCCTTAGCCAAGAGTCTGTCCCTCTGCCCGAAAAGGCAGCTGACGCAGGCCCGCTGCAGCGCAGCAGCACCGGCAGCTTTACCCGGCCGCTGCCGGCTTCAGAGAAAGACTCAGAGTCCTTTCTGCAGTATTTCGAGGATGAACATGAAACGAAAGAATAA
- a CDS encoding glycogen/starch/alpha-glucan phosphorylase: MEYKHSVPQIKKQILAKLEHNFGVDLENATNDQIYKSVALIAREMMEQGRSEFMAEAEKTETKHVYYLCMEFLLGRSLKNTLFNLGIEDEFREALKEMDVKLDSLYECEPDAGLGNGGLGRLAACFMDALATQRYPATGYSLCYEYGIFRQKLVDGWQTELPDFWLPGGRIWMREIPEKAVEVHFRGHVEERWDKNYHESIHKDYTTIMAIPCDMFIAGMGGKGISRLRLWKSKGHEFDMGLFNSGNYMRAMEQNAMAESITKVLYPEDNHPEGKSLRLTQQYFLVSASIQDIIRTHLFKYNTLDNLPDMVAIHLNDTHPVLAIPELMRIMLDECGYDWDHAWDITTRTVAYTNHTVMKEALECWGQDLFQMQLPRIYQIVEEINRRFCQQMHDLGVDGYKVGRMAPLNDGYVKMANLAVVGSHSVNGVSGLHSEILKNTVFHDFYTEMPDKFTNVTNGIAHRRWLNQSNPALAALLTKKIGKGYIYDASKLKKFEAFKDDKNVLQELATIKHSNKERLAAYIKKANNVVVDPDSIFDVQVKRMHEYKRQHLNALNILATYLWLKDNPNADFTPHTYVFGAKAAPGYYFAKQMIRFIYELGQIINNDPAVKDKMKVVYIEDYRVTLAELLIPAADISEQISLAGTEASGTSNMKFMINGAVTLGTLDGANVEIHDSVGDDNMLLFGMTTPEVETLRSDGYHPDQIYYNNPAAHRAIDFLRGGLNGVDFGDIVQSLTENDPYMVLADFDSYQKAQERAMQLYGDQETWQRMCLINIANAGRFAADRAIREYADNIWHCQPVPRAVEAGKNPFAEE; encoded by the coding sequence ATGGAATATAAGCATTCGGTCCCGCAGATCAAAAAACAGATTCTTGCAAAGCTGGAACACAACTTTGGTGTCGACTTGGAAAATGCCACAAACGACCAGATTTACAAGTCTGTTGCGTTGATTGCCCGCGAAATGATGGAGCAGGGACGCAGCGAATTTATGGCAGAGGCCGAAAAAACAGAGACAAAGCATGTGTACTATCTCTGTATGGAATTTCTGCTTGGCCGCAGCCTGAAAAACACCCTGTTTAACCTTGGAATAGAGGACGAATTCCGCGAGGCACTGAAAGAAATGGATGTCAAGCTGGATTCCCTGTATGAATGTGAGCCGGATGCCGGCCTTGGCAACGGCGGCTTGGGGCGTTTGGCTGCCTGCTTTATGGATGCACTGGCAACGCAGCGCTACCCTGCCACCGGCTACAGCCTGTGCTATGAGTACGGTATTTTCCGCCAAAAGCTGGTTGACGGCTGGCAGACAGAACTGCCCGATTTTTGGCTGCCCGGCGGGCGTATTTGGATGCGCGAAATCCCCGAAAAAGCGGTGGAAGTGCATTTCCGCGGCCATGTGGAGGAGCGCTGGGATAAAAATTACCATGAGTCTATTCATAAAGACTACACCACCATTATGGCAATTCCCTGTGATATGTTTATCGCGGGTATGGGCGGCAAAGGCATTTCCCGTCTGCGTCTGTGGAAAAGCAAAGGCCATGAGTTCGATATGGGCCTGTTTAATTCCGGCAACTATATGCGCGCGATGGAGCAAAATGCAATGGCTGAGTCCATTACAAAGGTGCTTTACCCCGAGGACAACCACCCCGAGGGCAAAAGCCTGCGCCTGACGCAGCAGTATTTCCTGGTTTCTGCTTCAATTCAGGATATTATTCGTACACATCTGTTTAAATACAATACATTGGATAACCTGCCCGATATGGTTGCCATTCACCTGAACGATACCCACCCGGTCCTTGCTATTCCCGAGCTGATGCGCATTATGCTGGATGAGTGCGGCTATGATTGGGACCACGCGTGGGATATCACCACCCGCACTGTTGCCTATACCAACCACACTGTTATGAAAGAAGCGCTGGAGTGCTGGGGACAGGACCTGTTCCAGATGCAGCTGCCGCGTATTTACCAGATTGTAGAGGAAATCAACCGCCGCTTCTGCCAGCAGATGCACGACCTTGGCGTAGACGGCTACAAAGTGGGCCGCATGGCACCGCTGAACGACGGCTATGTCAAAATGGCAAACCTTGCGGTTGTCGGCAGCCACAGCGTCAACGGCGTGTCCGGTCTGCACAGTGAAATTCTGAAAAACACCGTGTTTCATGACTTCTATACTGAAATGCCCGATAAATTCACCAATGTTACAAACGGCATTGCCCACCGCCGCTGGCTCAATCAGTCCAATCCCGCGCTTGCCGCGCTGCTCACCAAAAAGATCGGCAAGGGCTATATTTACGATGCCTCCAAACTAAAAAAGTTTGAGGCCTTTAAAGACGACAAAAATGTGCTACAGGAGCTTGCTACAATTAAACACAGCAACAAAGAGCGGCTGGCAGCATACATCAAGAAAGCAAACAACGTGGTCGTTGACCCCGATTCTATTTTTGATGTACAGGTCAAGCGCATGCATGAATACAAGCGCCAGCACCTGAATGCTTTGAATATCCTTGCGACCTACCTGTGGCTGAAAGACAACCCGAATGCTGACTTTACGCCGCACACCTATGTTTTTGGTGCCAAAGCTGCACCCGGCTACTACTTTGCCAAGCAGATGATTCGCTTTATCTATGAACTGGGCCAGATTATCAACAACGACCCCGCTGTCAAAGATAAAATGAAAGTCGTTTATATCGAAGACTACCGTGTTACACTGGCAGAATTGCTGATTCCCGCAGCAGATATCAGCGAGCAGATTTCCCTTGCCGGTACAGAGGCTTCTGGTACCAGCAACATGAAATTTATGATTAACGGCGCTGTGACCTTGGGTACACTGGATGGCGCAAATGTCGAAATCCATGATTCCGTCGGCGACGACAATATGCTGTTGTTTGGTATGACAACACCAGAGGTCGAGACCCTGCGTTCAGACGGCTATCACCCGGACCAGATTTACTACAACAATCCGGCGGCACACCGCGCAATTGATTTTCTGCGTGGTGGTCTCAATGGCGTGGACTTCGGCGATATTGTGCAGTCCCTGACGGAAAATGACCCCTATATGGTGCTGGCGGATTTTGACAGCTACCAGAAAGCGCAGGAGCGGGCCATGCAGCTTTACGGCGACCAGGAAACCTGGCAGCGCATGTGCCTGATCAATATTGCAAATGCGGGCCGCTTTGCAGCAGACCGCGCAATCCGCGAATATGCGGACAACATCTGGCACTGTCAGCCGGTGCCGCGCGCTGTGGAAGCTGGCAAAAATCCTTTTGCTGAGGAATAA
- a CDS encoding rod shape-determining protein has protein sequence MAKEIGIDLGTANTLAYMKGKGIIMREPSVVAVDVRTDAVVEVGSKAKDMIGRTPGSIVAVSPLRDGVIADFDITATMLKHFIQMATKAGRFSKANVVVCIPSGVTEVERQAVKDAIEKAGARVLDFLPEPKAAAIGAGLPVDDPVGSMVLDIGGGTSEVAVISLGDIVAYESIRVAGNKFDESIIQYIRKKYDLLIGQQTAEEIKKQIGSAYPTDDTANAALQVKGRSLVDGLAKNITVTAEEVREALSDSLHLIVDAVHATLEKTPPELCADIIDHGITITGGGALLHGMAPLLHQETGMPVRVAESPLDCVANGAGKYLEAISRGSTQRSTPDTSAQKPEE, from the coding sequence ATGGCGAAAGAAATCGGCATTGACCTTGGCACAGCGAACACGCTGGCATATATGAAAGGAAAAGGCATTATTATGCGCGAACCCTCCGTCGTCGCGGTGGATGTGCGCACTGACGCGGTGGTAGAAGTAGGCAGCAAGGCAAAAGATATGATTGGCCGCACGCCGGGCTCGATTGTGGCAGTAAGCCCGCTGCGCGACGGCGTAATCGCCGACTTTGATATTACAGCCACCATGCTGAAGCATTTTATACAAATGGCTACAAAAGCCGGCCGCTTTTCCAAAGCAAATGTCGTCGTCTGCATTCCTTCCGGCGTAACAGAAGTTGAGCGGCAGGCCGTAAAAGATGCGATAGAAAAAGCCGGCGCGCGCGTGCTGGACTTTCTGCCTGAACCAAAGGCCGCAGCCATCGGCGCCGGGCTTCCGGTAGATGACCCGGTTGGCTCTATGGTACTGGATATTGGCGGCGGCACCAGTGAAGTGGCCGTCATCTCTCTGGGTGACATTGTCGCCTACGAAAGCATCCGGGTGGCCGGCAACAAATTTGATGAATCTATTATTCAGTATATCCGCAAAAAATACGATCTGCTGATTGGTCAGCAGACCGCTGAAGAAATCAAAAAACAGATTGGCTCCGCCTACCCGACAGACGACACCGCCAATGCTGCTTTACAGGTAAAGGGCCGCAGCTTAGTCGACGGCCTGGCAAAGAACATCACGGTCACCGCAGAGGAAGTACGCGAAGCACTTTCGGATTCTCTGCACCTGATTGTAGACGCTGTCCATGCAACACTGGAAAAGACCCCGCCGGAACTGTGTGCCGATATTATCGACCACGGTATCACCATCACCGGCGGCGGTGCGCTGCTGCACGGCATGGCGCCCCTACTGCACCAGGAAACCGGCATGCCAGTGCGGGTAGCCGAAAGCCCGCTGGACTGCGTTGCAAACGGCGCAGGCAAATACCTGGAAGCCATTTCCCGTGGCAGCACCCAGAGAAGCACGCCGGACACCTCCGCGCAAAAGCCGGAAGAATAA
- a CDS encoding glycoside hydrolase family 13 protein, with amino-acid sequence MFNSRNPAFRYPTGAVANCLPVHFKIDMPRDLHCSAARLLVQEDSTGKTQTLDMFWCGMNGDNHEWWECHFAAQNPGLYFYHFEVTTWRGVLQMHRTFGATGTLSPDVKEDWQMTVYDRSFHTPEWLVGGIMYQVFPDRFFSSGKPKTDVPKDRTLHKDWSEEPEWKPNEKGIVSNSDYFGGDLAGITEKLDYLKSLGVTCLYLNPIFEAHSNHRYNTANYEKVDPLLGNEEDFRTLCQEAKKRGIHVLLDGVFSHTGSDSVYFNREGRYKTAGAYNSKESPYSSWYHFRNWPDDYECWWNFNTLPDVTETNPAYDQYINGKGGIVRRWLKAGASGWRLDVADELPDAFLDNLRMAAKMEDTNALVLGEVWEDASTKSAYGKRRKYLLGGQLDSVMNYPFRDAILGYLKGGDPAQMLEIILNILENYPPQVIRLLMNHIGTHDTERALTMLGGEPTGSHDRAWQAQQELTPQQRELGLKRLKLAAVMQYTLPGVPCVYYGDEAGMEGYKDPFNRGTFPWGKENADLLAWYRKLGKLRGMLSCLKEGSFAPLKADEHTLVYFREDSIDAILVALNAGENPYELYLPDEWRTAEPVFGEAPDRNSGIDLLPLSATVLVRQKNPSPSGPFPLGKPETPEEAVESIKDKIMENIEKQPEIKKELLDFLKKV; translated from the coding sequence ATGTTCAATTCACGCAACCCGGCTTTTCGCTATCCGACAGGTGCGGTGGCGAACTGCCTGCCTGTTCATTTTAAAATCGATATGCCCCGCGACCTGCACTGCAGCGCGGCCCGCCTGCTGGTCCAAGAGGACAGCACGGGAAAAACGCAGACATTAGATATGTTTTGGTGTGGAATGAACGGCGACAACCACGAGTGGTGGGAGTGTCACTTTGCCGCGCAGAACCCCGGCCTGTATTTTTATCATTTTGAGGTGACGACCTGGCGCGGCGTGCTGCAGATGCACCGTACGTTCGGTGCGACTGGCACCCTTTCGCCCGACGTTAAAGAGGATTGGCAGATGACCGTGTACGACCGCTCTTTTCATACACCCGAGTGGCTGGTCGGCGGCATTATGTACCAGGTCTTTCCGGACCGCTTCTTTTCTTCCGGAAAACCCAAGACAGATGTGCCCAAAGACCGCACACTGCATAAAGACTGGTCGGAAGAACCCGAATGGAAGCCAAATGAAAAAGGAATTGTATCCAATTCGGATTATTTCGGCGGCGACCTTGCGGGAATTACCGAAAAGCTGGACTACTTAAAGAGTTTAGGTGTGACCTGCCTGTACCTGAACCCAATTTTCGAGGCGCATTCTAACCACCGCTACAATACAGCCAATTATGAAAAGGTTGACCCGCTTTTAGGAAATGAAGAGGATTTTCGCACCCTGTGCCAAGAAGCGAAGAAACGCGGAATCCATGTTTTGCTGGACGGCGTTTTCAGCCATACCGGCAGCGATAGCGTCTACTTTAACCGCGAGGGCCGCTACAAAACCGCTGGCGCCTACAACAGTAAGGAATCGCCATACAGTTCTTGGTATCATTTTCGAAACTGGCCGGATGATTATGAATGCTGGTGGAATTTCAATACGCTGCCGGATGTAACGGAAACAAACCCCGCGTATGACCAGTATATCAATGGAAAAGGCGGTATTGTGCGCCGCTGGCTAAAAGCCGGGGCTTCCGGCTGGCGGCTGGATGTGGCAGATGAGCTGCCCGATGCTTTTTTGGACAATTTGCGTATGGCGGCAAAAATGGAAGACACAAATGCACTGGTTTTGGGCGAGGTATGGGAAGACGCCAGTACAAAATCGGCGTACGGCAAGCGCCGCAAGTATCTTTTGGGCGGCCAGCTGGACAGTGTCATGAATTATCCGTTCCGTGACGCAATCCTGGGGTACTTAAAGGGCGGGGATCCAGCACAGATGCTGGAGATTATTCTGAATATTCTGGAAAATTATCCCCCGCAGGTGATTCGCCTGCTGATGAACCATATTGGTACGCATGATACCGAGCGCGCGCTGACTATGCTGGGCGGGGAACCTACAGGCAGCCATGACCGCGCGTGGCAGGCGCAGCAGGAGCTGACCCCGCAGCAGCGGGAGCTTGGCCTCAAGCGCCTGAAATTGGCGGCAGTAATGCAGTATACCCTGCCAGGTGTCCCGTGCGTGTATTATGGCGATGAGGCCGGTATGGAGGGATACAAAGATCCCTTTAACCGCGGTACTTTTCCGTGGGGAAAAGAAAATGCAGACCTGCTGGCATGGTACCGCAAACTGGGCAAACTGCGCGGTATGCTTTCCTGCTTGAAAGAGGGCAGCTTTGCGCCTCTGAAAGCGGATGAACATACGCTGGTCTATTTCCGTGAAGACTCTATTGATGCAATTTTAGTGGCACTGAATGCGGGGGAAAACCCGTATGAACTTTACCTGCCCGATGAGTGGCGTACAGCTGAGCCGGTTTTTGGCGAAGCACCTGACCGCAACAGCGGAATTGACCTGCTGCCGCTCTCTGCAACGGTTTTGGTACGCCAGAAAAACCCGTCTCCCTCTGGGCCGTTTCCGCTGGGAAAACCAGAGACGCCGGAAGAAGCGGTAGAATCCATAAAAGATAAGATTATGGAGAATATTGAAAAGCAGCCGGAAATCAAAAAAGAACTTTTGGATTTTTTGAAAAAAGTCTAA
- the mreC gene encoding rod shape-determining protein MreC yields MNRFFQTNKFKGLIIVLFLLFSLLLYTSTAGQGAVGDLLNSAVMPMQKVISVLSGKAATSTESISKSKEELLSENNQLQKQVNELNQKLTNYYTALQQNEQYKQFLGIKNENKDYQLLSATVIARDPNSLSNSFTIDQGSSSGVTKDCPVITSAGLVGWVSEVSALSAKVTTIYDTSAQFGVRDTANRDTGVLGSELKLADSGLVKMSYLASGTTVKAGDQIVTSGLAVESGFGGKFPRGLPVGKVTAVKSSPYDVSLYAEIKPYVSPAKVRDVMVITDFAGKAESAKAASSQSSSSSSASGASK; encoded by the coding sequence GTGAACCGGTTCTTTCAGACAAATAAATTCAAAGGCCTTATCATTGTGCTGTTTCTGCTTTTCAGTCTGCTTTTGTACACCAGTACCGCTGGGCAGGGCGCAGTAGGCGACTTGCTGAACAGCGCGGTCATGCCTATGCAAAAGGTGATTTCTGTACTCAGCGGCAAAGCCGCCACCAGTACCGAAAGCATCAGCAAAAGCAAAGAGGAGCTTTTAAGCGAAAACAACCAGCTGCAAAAGCAGGTAAATGAACTCAACCAAAAGCTGACAAATTATTACACCGCTTTGCAGCAAAACGAACAGTACAAGCAGTTTTTAGGCATTAAAAATGAAAATAAAGATTACCAGCTACTCTCGGCCACGGTGATCGCCCGCGACCCCAATTCCCTTTCCAACAGCTTTACCATCGACCAAGGCTCTTCTTCGGGCGTAACCAAAGACTGCCCGGTTATCACCTCGGCAGGTTTGGTTGGCTGGGTCAGTGAGGTCAGCGCACTTTCCGCTAAAGTAACCACTATTTACGACACCAGCGCGCAGTTTGGCGTACGTGACACCGCCAACCGCGACACCGGTGTCTTGGGCAGCGAGCTAAAGCTTGCCGACAGCGGCCTGGTGAAAATGTCATATCTGGCGAGCGGCACCACCGTAAAGGCCGGCGACCAGATTGTCACCAGCGGTCTGGCTGTGGAAAGCGGCTTTGGCGGGAAATTTCCGCGCGGACTGCCGGTAGGCAAAGTGACCGCTGTCAAGAGCAGCCCCTATGATGTTTCTCTTTATGCAGAAATCAAGCCCTATGTTTCGCCTGCCAAAGTGCGCGATGTCATGGTGATTACCGACTTCGCCGGCAAAGCAGAGTCTGCCAAGGCTGCGTCGAGCCAAAGCAGCAGTTCTTCCTCTGCAAGCGGGGCATCGAAATGA